Proteins encoded within one genomic window of Humulus lupulus chromosome 1, drHumLupu1.1, whole genome shotgun sequence:
- the LOC133794972 gene encoding wee1-like protein kinase, which yields MRGKTANLKSSSRKKEEPRSKMKGTLARHLQVQLGPNRQSSSTKPSPFQTLLESDAVPERQLPSSSPRNTDLDTTLDEKDFILSQDFFCTPDYITPDNQNLWKSFNSNEESMPCPRSPEKLNTIKSKRRRQDDFSLNPLSPTLSDIQEMTEFEKDDCDIDEVKMENITATGTKRVQSYVSQSAVALRCRVMSPPCIKNPYIVAASEMDMDPFGNQRSKCADFFPATIGGNGLSRYHTDFHEIEFIGSGNFSRVFKVLKRIDGSLYAVKHSIKQLHQDSERRKALMEVQCLAALGFHENIVGYYSSWFENEQLYIQMELCDGSLSINGSHQLLSETKVLEALYQIGKALQFIHQKGIVHLDVKPDNIYVKNGVCKLGDFGCATLIDKSLPIEEGDARYMPQEILNERYDHLDKVDIFSLGVCMFELIRGSSLPESGPQRLNVKEGKLPLLPGHSLQFQNLLKVMVDPDPIRRPSAKDLVENPIFRRVLQNGRN from the exons atgAGAGGGAAAACTGCAAACCTAAAGAGCAGCAGCAGGAAGAAGGAGGAGCCGAGGAGCAAAATGAAAGGGACGTTGGCGAGGCACTTGCAGGTGCAGCTAGGGCCAAATCGCCAATCATCATCGACCAAACCCTCTCCTTTCCAGACCCTTCTCGAATCTGACGCTGTACCGGAGCGGCAACTTCCCTCCTCATCGCCTCGAAATACAGACCTCGATACCACTCTGGATGAGAAAGATTTTATTCTTAGCCAAGACTTCTTCTG CACTCCTGATTATATTACCCCAGACAATCAAAATTTATGGAAGAGCTTTAATAGCAACGAG GAAAGCATGCCCTGCCCCAGATCACCGGAAAAGCTGAATACAATAAAAAGTAAGAGGCGTCGGCAAG ATGATTTTTCATTAAATCCACTCAGTCCCACCTTGTCCGACATTCAAGAGATGACAGAATTCGAAAAAGATGATTGTGATATAGACGAAGTAAAGATGGAAAATATTACAGCAACTGGAACAAAAAGGGTTCAAAGCTATGTATCCCAATCCGCAGTTGCTTTACGCTGCCGGGTTATGTCCCCTCCTTGTATAAAAAATCCATACATAGTAGCTGCTTCAGAAATGGACATGGATCCTTTTGGCAACCAAAGATCAAAGTGTGCAG ATTTCTTTCCTGCAACTATTGGTGGAAATGGTCTTTCACGCTATCACACTGATTTCCATGAGATTGAG TTCATTGGTAGTGGGAATTTCAGTCGTGTATTCAAAGTGTTAAAGAGAATAGATGGTTCTTTGTATGCTGTGAAACATAGCATAAAGCAACTGCATCAAGACAGTGAAAG GAGGAAAGCTTTAATGGAAGTTCAATGTCTGGCAGCTTTAG GGTTTCATGAAAACATTGTTGGATACTACTCTTCTTGGTTTGAAAATGAGCAGCTCTACATTCAGATGGAGCTCTGTGATGGCAGCTTATCCATCAATGGATCTCACCAACTATTATCGGAGACAAAAGTTTTGGAGGCCTTGTATCAG ATTGGAAAGGCATTGCAGTTTATTCACCAGAAAGGAATAGTTCATCTGGATGTAAAACCTGATAATATATATGTCAAGAATGGGGTTTGTAAGCTTGGTGATTTTGGGTGTGCAACACTTATTGACAAGAGCCTCCCAATTGAGGAGGGTGATGCACGTTATATGCCTCAAGAAATCTTAAACGAGAGATATGATCATCTTGACAAGGTTGATATATTCTCTTTGGGAGTTTGTATGTTTGAGTTAATAAGAGGATCATCTTTGCCAGAATCAGGACCTCAACGTCTAAATGTCAAGGAGGGAAAATTGCCACTCCTCCCTGGTCATTCATTGCAATTCCAGAACTTACTTAAG GTCATGGTGGACCCTGATCCAATTAGGCGGCCTTCAGCTAAAGATTTGGTGGAAAACCCTATTTTTCGCAGGGTTCTACAAAATGGTAGAAACTAA